A window of the Roseburia sp. 831b genome harbors these coding sequences:
- a CDS encoding acyl-CoA carboxylase subunit beta: MSTMKDSLAMQRITKLVDENSFMEIGSLVTARNTDFNLANTQTPSDGVIIGHGLVDGNLVFLYSQDASVLNGTIGEMHAKKIASVYDMAMKMGAPVIGFIDCAGMRLQESVDALDGFGQIYAKEIAAQGVVPQIAAVFGSCGGGLAVVPALCDFAFMEESKAKMFINSPNAIDGNRIETCDSSAAAFQSENTGCLDGIGSEDEIIAQIRELVSILPGNNEGDVYTDECVDDLNRACESMEAMKGDPRYLLSEISDGHAFFETKADYAKNMVTGFVKLNGMTVGAVANCTEVYDEEGKKTEEFKAVLTAKGCNKAAEFIQFCDAFDIPVLSLTNIVGFKACMSSEKTLPKALARMTTAFSAATCPKVNLIIGDAFGSAYVMMNSKSIGSDLVYAWADTKVGMMDAKLAAKIMYADASADVIDEKAKEYEELQSNVVTAARRGYVDLIIEPADTRKYLVAAFEMLYTKCVSGPDKKHGTK, from the coding sequence ATGAGTACTATGAAAGATAGCTTGGCGATGCAGCGTATTACCAAGTTAGTCGACGAGAACAGCTTTATGGAAATCGGTTCTCTTGTTACGGCAAGAAATACAGATTTCAACCTTGCAAACACACAGACACCGTCAGATGGTGTTATTATCGGTCATGGACTTGTAGATGGAAATCTTGTTTTCCTTTATAGTCAGGATGCATCTGTGTTAAACGGAACCATTGGCGAAATGCATGCCAAGAAAATTGCCTCTGTTTATGATATGGCAATGAAGATGGGGGCACCTGTGATTGGGTTTATTGACTGCGCAGGAATGCGTCTGCAGGAATCCGTCGATGCATTAGACGGATTTGGACAGATTTATGCCAAGGAGATTGCAGCACAAGGGGTTGTGCCACAGATTGCAGCTGTATTTGGCAGCTGTGGCGGTGGACTTGCAGTCGTTCCGGCATTGTGTGATTTTGCATTTATGGAGGAGTCAAAAGCAAAAATGTTTATCAATTCTCCAAATGCAATCGATGGTAATAGAATCGAGACCTGCGATTCATCCGCAGCAGCGTTCCAGAGCGAGAATACCGGATGCCTGGATGGAATCGGTTCCGAGGATGAAATCATTGCACAGATTCGGGAACTGGTAAGTATTCTTCCTGGCAACAACGAAGGAGATGTGTACACAGATGAGTGCGTGGATGATTTGAACCGTGCATGCGAGAGCATGGAGGCGATGAAAGGTGACCCAAGATATCTCCTTAGTGAGATTTCAGATGGACATGCTTTCTTTGAGACAAAAGCAGATTATGCGAAAAACATGGTAACTGGTTTTGTGAAATTAAATGGTATGACCGTTGGAGCCGTTGCAAACTGCACAGAGGTTTACGACGAAGAAGGAAAGAAGACAGAAGAATTCAAAGCAGTTCTTACTGCAAAAGGATGTAACAAAGCGGCTGAGTTTATTCAGTTCTGTGATGCATTTGACATCCCGGTTCTTTCACTTACAAACATAGTTGGATTCAAGGCATGCATGAGCAGTGAAAAAACATTGCCAAAGGCATTGGCAAGAATGACAACTGCATTTTCCGCAGCAACCTGTCCGAAGGTAAATCTGATTATCGGGGATGCATTTGGAAGTGCTTATGTCATGATGAATTCAAAATCAATCGGATCTGACCTGGTTTATGCATGGGCAGACACAAAGGTTGGCATGATGGATGCAAAGCTTGCAGCTAAAATCATGTATGCAGATGCATCTGCGGATGTGATTGACGAGAAAGCAAAAGAATATGAAGAATTACAGTCAAATGTTGTAACAGCAGCCAGAAGAGGTTATGTGGACCTGATAATCGAGCCTGCTGATACCAGAAAATACCTTGTCGCAGCATTTGAGATGCTTTATACAAAATGTGTAAGCGGACCAGACAAGAAACATGGAACAAAATAG
- a CDS encoding D-alanyl-D-alanine carboxypeptidase family protein — MLKKITAIVLILALFFSNPMIVKAQEEPKEQELYAKSAVLMDADSGRILYEKNAGDKMANASTTKILTCIVILENCDQNGVAMASDYACAQPKVRLGMQKGQQFLVKDLLYGLMLESFNDCAVALAEYAAGNVEGFAEMMNHKAQEIGCENSYFITPNGLDAKDEKGFHHTTAKDLAKIMRYCITQSPKAEDFLNITQTLQHTFCDLENRANYCCNNHNAFLTMMEGALSGKTGFTGNAGYCYVGALRQGDKTLIVALLACGWPNNKGYKWSDTKKLMQYGLDSFEKQSIKEQELTADMLEQMEVTDGKGDKIGERVYADFMIQKGNGQESFLLKKGETVEREVVMEKSLQAPVKKGTVVGTVTYHLGDEILRKDEIVIAKDVGKMDYAWYFKQVLKEAALKNLEK; from the coding sequence ATGTTGAAAAAAATCACAGCAATTGTTTTGATATTGGCACTTTTTTTCTCAAATCCAATGATTGTAAAGGCACAGGAAGAACCAAAGGAGCAGGAATTGTATGCGAAGTCTGCAGTACTCATGGATGCGGATTCCGGGAGAATTTTATATGAAAAAAATGCAGGGGATAAGATGGCGAATGCGAGTACAACCAAGATTTTAACCTGTATTGTCATTTTGGAAAACTGCGACCAGAATGGTGTCGCAATGGCATCGGACTATGCGTGCGCCCAGCCGAAGGTGCGGTTAGGGATGCAGAAGGGACAGCAGTTTTTGGTGAAAGATTTACTGTACGGATTAATGTTGGAATCTTTTAATGACTGCGCCGTTGCTTTAGCGGAGTATGCGGCGGGAAATGTGGAAGGGTTTGCAGAGATGATGAACCACAAAGCACAGGAAATCGGATGCGAAAATTCATACTTCATTACACCGAATGGTCTGGATGCAAAGGACGAAAAGGGGTTCCACCATACGACGGCAAAAGACCTTGCCAAAATTATGCGCTATTGTATCACACAGTCCCCAAAAGCGGAAGATTTTTTAAATATTACACAGACACTGCAGCATACGTTTTGTGACCTTGAAAATCGTGCGAATTACTGCTGCAACAATCACAATGCGTTTTTGACGATGATGGAGGGGGCACTTTCCGGGAAAACTGGTTTTACCGGGAATGCCGGGTATTGTTATGTAGGTGCCCTGCGCCAGGGGGATAAGACTCTGATTGTTGCTTTGCTGGCATGTGGCTGGCCAAACAACAAAGGATACAAGTGGTCTGATACGAAAAAGCTGATGCAGTACGGCCTGGATTCATTTGAAAAGCAATCGATAAAGGAACAGGAGTTAACCGCCGATATGCTAGAGCAGATGGAGGTCACAGACGGGAAGGGCGATAAGATAGGGGAGCGTGTATATGCAGATTTTATGATACAAAAAGGAAACGGTCAGGAATCGTTTTTATTAAAAAAGGGGGAAACAGTTGAGCGGGAAGTCGTGATGGAAAAATCGCTGCAGGCACCCGTTAAAAAAGGAACCGTTGTCGGGACAGTCACCTATCATCTTGGAGATGAAATCCTTCGAAAGGATGAGATTGTAATTGCAAAGGATGTAGGAAAGATGGACTATGCGTGGTATTTCAAACAGGTTTTGAAAGAGGCGGCATTAAAAAATCTGGAAAAATAA
- the scpB gene encoding SMC-Scp complex subunit ScpB, which translates to MNYEAIVEAILFTMGESVPLEKIAAALELNQKETKTIVENLMKKYQEEKRGIQIMELEGAYQMCTNTEMYEYLIKVAKQPKRHVLTDVLLETLSIIAYKQPITKIEIEKIRGVSCDHAVNKLLEYNLICELGRLDAPGRPLLFGTTEEFLRSFGVQSIEELPVLNPVQVEEFKQEAEEEMNVKLDI; encoded by the coding sequence ATGAATTATGAGGCGATTGTAGAGGCAATTCTTTTTACGATGGGAGAGTCGGTGCCGCTTGAAAAAATTGCGGCCGCACTTGAATTAAATCAAAAAGAGACAAAGACAATCGTGGAAAATCTGATGAAAAAATATCAGGAAGAAAAACGCGGCATACAGATTATGGAGTTAGAGGGAGCTTACCAGATGTGCACGAATACCGAGATGTACGAGTATCTGATTAAGGTTGCAAAACAGCCAAAACGTCATGTGTTGACGGATGTTTTGCTTGAGACGCTCTCCATCATTGCGTACAAACAGCCGATTACCAAAATTGAGATTGAAAAAATCAGGGGTGTTTCCTGTGATCATGCAGTAAACAAACTCTTAGAATATAATTTAATCTGCGAGCTTGGAAGACTCGATGCACCGGGACGCCCGCTTTTGTTTGGAACGACAGAAGAGTTCCTGCGCAGCTTTGGGGTACAGTCCATAGAGGAACTGCCGGTATTAAACCCGGTACAGGTAGAAGAATTTAAGCAGGAAGCAGAAGAAGAAATGAACGTAAAGCTGGATATTTAA
- a CDS encoding segregation and condensation protein A, giving the protein MDMTVKLQVFEGPLDLLLHLLEKNKVNIYDIPIVEITNQYMEYIAEMKRQDLNVMSEFLVMAATLLDIKSKMLLPKQETVEEEEEDPRAELVQQLLEYKMYKCMAYELRDRQLDAQRVMFKEPTIPKEVLAYEQPVDLTELVSDMTLAKLNDIFKSIMRKQVDKVDPIRSKFGKIEKEEVSLSDKMLYLEEYCKSHQSFSFRNLLEKQAGKMEVIVTFLAILELMKTGKIFISQEHTFDDIWIESKIVA; this is encoded by the coding sequence ATGGACATGACGGTCAAATTGCAGGTGTTTGAGGGCCCGCTGGATCTTTTGCTGCATCTGTTAGAGAAGAATAAAGTGAATATTTATGATATTCCGATTGTAGAGATTACCAATCAGTACATGGAATATATTGCGGAGATGAAGCGGCAGGATTTAAACGTCATGAGTGAATTTCTGGTGATGGCGGCAACGCTTCTTGACATCAAATCCAAGATGCTTTTGCCAAAACAGGAGACGGTGGAGGAAGAGGAAGAAGATCCAAGGGCAGAGCTGGTTCAGCAGCTGCTAGAGTACAAGATGTACAAATGTATGGCATACGAATTGCGTGACAGGCAGCTGGACGCCCAGAGGGTCATGTTTAAAGAGCCGACGATTCCAAAGGAAGTGTTAGCGTATGAACAGCCGGTGGATTTGACAGAACTGGTGTCCGATATGACACTTGCAAAGTTAAATGACATTTTTAAGTCGATTATGCGAAAACAGGTAGATAAAGTCGACCCGATTCGTTCGAAGTTTGGCAAGATTGAGAAAGAGGAAGTATCGTTATCGGATAAGATGCTTTATTTAGAGGAATACTGTAAATCACATCAGAGCTTCAGTTTTCGCAATCTGTTGGAAAAACAGGCCGGAAAAATGGAAGTGATTGTAACATTTCTTGCGATATTAGAACTTATGAAGACAGGTAAGATTTTTATTTCACAAGAACATACGTTTGATGATATATGGATTGAGTCAAAGATTGTAGCTTAA
- a CDS encoding D-alanyl-D-alanine carboxypeptidase family protein — MKCFLSILLSMNLLFSSFTGFLHTEAQTELAVSAPSVILLEASTGTILYEKNAHEVRHPASITKIMTLLLIFDALESGQITLDDTVTVSEYAASMGGSQVFLEPGETQTVNDMIKCISVASANDACVAMAEHICGSEEAFVARMNERAKNLGMNDTTFVNCCGLDTEGHMTSAYDVALMSRELTTKYPQIHDYSTIWMDTITHVTARGSSEFGLTNTNKLIRQYEFATGLKTGSTNLAKYCVSATAVKDGMELIAVVMGAPDHSVRFSDAASLLNYGFSVCRIYTDQNEDSLSPLLVKKGTSDTVSVHYECPFQYVDTTGSDLSGIQKQLKLPETVTAPIQKGDIAGQAVYLLNNEEIGSVNLLFDETVPAATFRDSFLKILSFYLPT; from the coding sequence TTGAAATGCTTTCTATCCATTCTTCTTAGCATGAACCTACTTTTTTCTTCCTTTACGGGATTTCTTCACACAGAAGCCCAGACAGAACTCGCTGTCTCGGCGCCAAGCGTTATTTTATTAGAAGCCTCAACCGGAACTATTTTATATGAAAAAAATGCACACGAAGTCCGCCACCCTGCCAGTATCACGAAAATCATGACACTGCTTCTTATTTTTGATGCGTTAGAAAGCGGACAGATTACACTTGATGACACTGTAACCGTTTCCGAATATGCCGCAAGCATGGGTGGTTCCCAGGTCTTTTTAGAGCCAGGCGAAACCCAGACGGTCAACGATATGATTAAATGTATCAGTGTCGCAAGTGCAAATGATGCCTGCGTTGCAATGGCAGAACATATCTGTGGCTCCGAGGAGGCATTTGTTGCCCGCATGAATGAACGTGCCAAAAATCTTGGCATGAATGATACCACCTTCGTCAATTGTTGCGGTTTAGACACCGAGGGGCACATGACTAGCGCTTACGATGTCGCCCTGATGTCCAGGGAACTTACCACCAAATACCCACAGATTCACGATTACTCCACCATCTGGATGGATACCATCACACACGTGACTGCAAGAGGAAGCAGTGAGTTTGGACTAACCAACACAAACAAACTCATCCGGCAATATGAATTTGCAACCGGTTTAAAAACAGGTTCTACAAACCTCGCAAAATATTGTGTTTCCGCTACCGCCGTCAAAGATGGCATGGAACTGATTGCCGTTGTGATGGGCGCTCCTGACCATTCGGTCCGTTTTTCGGATGCCGCATCCCTTCTTAATTACGGTTTTAGTGTATGCCGCATTTATACAGACCAAAACGAAGACTCCCTCTCACCCCTTTTGGTAAAAAAAGGAACTTCTGATACGGTAAGCGTCCACTACGAATGCCCTTTTCAATATGTGGATACCACCGGCAGTGATTTATCTGGAATCCAAAAACAATTAAAACTCCCGGAAACGGTCACCGCTCCCATTCAAAAAGGGGACATTGCAGGTCAGGCCGTCTATCTTTTAAACAATGAGGAAATCGGCAGCGTCAATTTGCTCTTTGATGAAACGGTTCCCGCTGCAACCTTCCGTGACTCTTTTCTAAAAATCTTATCGTTCTATCTTCCAACATAA